The genomic window TGGGCCTGAGCGCTATCCTGGGCAGGATTATTGTTGTCAGAAACCCAActagttttgtttatttcagaaCTGTTAGAAACTTGCCACAAGTGACAAAGGCCAATGAATATATGACATCCTATACATTCATCTatgtcttttttccctttcacttctAGCACAAGTGCAAccaaaaaaatggaagagaacaAGAAAGAGGAGAAGCCAGGAAAGCAAGTTACAGAACCCGAATCAGATATACCAGAAGCCGTACTAGAACTTCAGTAGgtttaataaattttaacttttcaCTCATATAGAATATGTGAATGAAGGAAGCAGATAACAAAGACATCTTTATTCAATTTAGGGCCTGAGctgattttttgggggtttctAAGGCTATTTGAGAAAGGTACACTTTTTAAACTATAGCTGTAAGGAAGCATTTAGATGtgtcagaaataattttatgcCATTAGGCTGtaacttgggaaaaaaatattttattaaaaccaaaaaaaacccaacattttttctgttagtAGTAAGCTTTTGATCAGCATACGCTGAAGTTGCAAGATCACatttgactgtattttttagAATTCCTTGGTGTTCGTGGAGATTTGTTGTCACCAGCCAGAACTTCAAGACCTGTGGTTTGCTCTCTTCCTTGgtgcagctgagagcagagcacagtgttttattttgaaagtaagAGAAGGGTAACTTAAAGGTCTTTTAAatcaagcagagaaaaataagagcCAAGGGGGAAATATCTGAAGCAGTTACTAAATAGTCCAATTTATTTGATCTCCAATTTCTTGAGTAGatgattaaaagagaaaaagcaagctCCATGGCTTTTATCAGAGACAGAAATTGAAATAGAAAAGCCTCAGCAACATCCAACATTCAACAATTACCAGTGTTTAGGGAGCAAGGAGTAGTGCCTTGATGTGGAAATGAAAAGTGGAGTAAGTAAACTGAAGAGTAGTTGTAGTGACATCTACAGGGGTTCACAGCTTATGTGGTGTTTCTGGTTTCAGTTTACACTGAGCAGAGTACAATTTTCCATAGTGAAATATCCCAGATTTAGCTTGATCATATCACAAACATACCACCTGAAAAGTCAACAAACCAACCCATCTATTTCACTAAGGAATAAGCAAACTGTATTATTAGGCTGAGAAAAAACTGCACCACTTTCtgataaaattattcttatgCATATTCAAATATTCAAGCAAAAGACATTTGTCTGAAGAGTTTTCCACTGAAACGGGTGCTGTACTAACAAGGAGTATGTAGTTTCTACAACAACAatagggaagaaagggaagaaaagtattcttcttgctgttttttctttctctctctcctctgtttccCTCTTTTCACCTCTGTAATCTGTAACTTCTCTGTACTACTTAACTGAGCAAAGCAGCATAATCATACAGGTGCATATCTGTCACATTCCACTTTAGGATTTCTCAAGTGCTTAGTGTATATTTAACTTCCattcctgttttttcttctatacATTGAAGAATGGTCACTGTTCACAGGGAGtttgttattttccattttcattacAGTTCTCTGTTTCAGCATAATTGTTAGGAACAACAATCTTATTAATTACTTGCCTTAGTAACATCTTATAGATGACTGATAAAACTGTTGTCATACTGGGAGGGAGTGTTGTTTCTAGATGATTAAATCACCTAGATGAGACCTAGTATACAGAGTTgagaaaaataatgtcaaaGGAATCATCAATCCAGCTGTTTTGTGGCTTTAATCTGACTAATACcatagaaaaataatctaaagGGGAAAGTTCCAATATGTAGCAGACAAAATGGCAAATTGTACTCATATACATTTTGACATTAGCAAGGTGATGGACATATTAATGGAAAATCttaaagcaggagaaaataagatCAGCAATatccaaaatacagaaatggcTTGAAATGGCTTAAAATGGCGGGTAATTTAGACAATCACACTATGTGGCCAAACTGTCATGTCTGTGACATACTTTTGCTGTAGTCATGACCACCATACCCCCATATCTGCTCTCTCTGACCAATATCCTTGTACTTAgtagaaaacctgaaaaatactTTGGAGCACACTGACACCAGAGGATGGAAATTTAGTAACCTGCAGTTTGCATGATTCAGTGACCCAAATTTAGCAAGTTAgccaggggaaaagaaaaaaaaaaaaaagaggatctTTTAAAACAACTTAATACAatagggaggggaaaaataaagattaaaaaaaaaagaaacaaccaaaaaaacaacaaataccAAAACGAAAAACTGAAGGAACAATAACTGTTGAAAGAGTAAAAGATATTGTGATAATTGTAATACTTGCCTCTATTGTGCCACATGGTGAATGAAttctggggacagagggaaacATTACAGAGAATTTTGCAAATAGACATCATTTGCAGCCTAGTGTTTCTCATTCTAGAAGAGAGACCGCCAGAATAAAAGGCCTATTTTACAGCTGTGGTAAAGAGAATGCCTATGAAAATGTGAAGGTAGGGAGCTAGTCCTTTGACAAAAATGTATAAACAGAGCATACTACTCGGGCTGGAGTCCCTATTTCCTTGGTGTACAAGTACAGTTTATGAAGCTTGACAAACCACATTTTCAGAAGAATTGAATCCCTTTTAACTCTCCAGTTTGGGATTCATCTGACCTGTGTCTGAGTGAGTTGCCCAGGCTTCCTCTATAGCTAGTGATGAGTAATATTTCTGGAGCACAAATAATCTTATCCAAAAAGACACCCGTGTAATTGGTCAGCTAAGCCACATGCACAAAGAGTAAACCAGTTCAAGCCTCTTTAAAGGCTACAAGGGAACAGTATAACCAGGGAATCTGTATCTCTGTAGAGCATGAAATCCAAACTAACATGAAGGTCCAGATGTATatgggaaataatttctttatgtgTAGTAAGCAGACAGTGATATCTACCCAAATGAGTCAAGCAATATGATATGACAATAAACATTTTGATAGTATTTACATCTAATCTAGCTTAAATAGCATTCCTTTCTCTCATGGTTTTGTAAGAATAtctctttctttattctctctccccAGAATTGAGACAAAAGAAGCAACAATTGATCGGGTTTTGGTTCATCTGGAAGAATTGGAAAACAAGATCAAAGAGTATCATAAAAGAGTAAGTGACTATGCATCCTTCTCCCAACACATTTTATATGTGATATTTTAAGTCACAGATtcagttttattctttcaaTCCTAATACCACATACAGTAAAACTAGTTATTGGAGTGAATTTGTTACAGTCAATGAAAGTAGAGTTAGTGAGTCACTTTATGTGCTAAAAGTTAAAGTGTTACCTGAATGAAATGCAACATAGAGCATAAATATCCTAAATATAACGTGTAAAAAATGAACTGCAGGAGTAAAACACTGCAGAATAGGACACAGCAGTAAAGTGAGTTCAGTGAAGGTGTTCAATAACTACCTACatatttcatggaatcacagaattgttagtgatggaaaagacctctaagatcatttAATCCAACTGTTAACTCACCACTGCCATGTTCATCACTAAAACATGTCCACAAGTGCTACATCCACgtcttttgaacacttccaggactGGTGATTCCACCCTGgtcagcctgttccaatgcctgatcaccctttcagtgaagaaatttttcctaatatccaatctaaacctccctggcacaatttgaggccatttcctcttgtcctgtcacttgttacctgggagaagggacTGACTCCCactggctacaacctcctttctgGTATTTGTAGAGAGAGATAAGGTCCCACActagcctccttttctccaggctaaacatcctcagctccctcagacaTCCTTTTACCaacttcattgcccttctttggacatgTGCCTTCCTCTGCAGCGAACATAGGACAGCAAGCCTCCTTTCAGTAGGGACCTTCCCTGCAGTACATTCAGATATGCCTTTTGACCAGTCCTGCAAATATTCCTCAGTATTTCAATGCAcaaagaataaatgttttaacttcatttttgtcGGTAGCACTAGCAGACCTAACCAACTACTGAGATTTGCTGACTTCTTTTGATTCACTTCTGAGGTAATGGAATTGCACAGGTTTCTGTGAGAATCTACTTATTCTTGCAAACTTAGTTAcaataaaaactgaacaaagaaaGAGCATCAAGCAACTGACTAGTTGTAATTTTTAGCACTGTTTGATGAAGACTCACTTTCTCGTGGATTAAGAGttattttgggtatttttttagAACAAGGTTGTATAACTACTGATTGCACCTGAGTGACACTTTAAAGAACTGTGTGTATGAGCTGTATGTAAACACCCATAATATGACATCTGATGACTGTGAGCAGTGAACTTTGAAAGCAGATATATAGAGGGTCACCTATTGAAATTAAGTCGAATTACTCAAAAATCCTTACCCCAGATCATGTTGCAGCCTGCAGTTGGTATAGCAGTGAAACATTGAAACAATGTCTCTCTGTCCTTCCCATGCCCAATGGTTGCCCTGCTTTTATAAGTATCCATATGTTTAGCATTCTGTGGTGCTGCTTTCAGTCTTGAAGCCTGGATGGTGTTTCATTTGTGTCTTAACTATCACTGCAAGTGGcatttgctcttctttctgcAGGCATCTGAAGTCTCTTATGATTACTTCCCCAATTTACTGCTAGTTCACGGTCTCTGGAGGACTCCTTCATATTTTAGACTGTGCAGGGTACTTAAGGGCATGGTTGAAGTGCTATTTGTTTAATTTACCTATGTTTTTACAGCACTTTGAGCTCCATCCTTTGTTTCCTGCTTAATGTTTCTGAGTGGTTTAGAGTTAATCCTTCTAGAAGTGAGGAATGCTTGAGACTCTCTCTACTGCATAGTAACTGTTACTATTTGCTCCCGTATGGTATCCTTTGGGAGCAAATATACACGATGAATAATCTCTGTATCACCTGAGAGGGTCATGGCAAAGGGTTATGATCACAGCTGTGGAATCAGGAGGTACAACCAATTTCAGCTCTGACAAGACTCTTTGCTGTGGTTATATGCAAGCGAGCGGGTTGTCTCATGAGTTTTCTGCATGAAGGCAGTAACATTCTCATGAAGAATGTTGAATAGCTCCAACGTATAAATATTGTTATTAAATTACTCACAAGCAACTTTCTTTCCAGGCAATGGAGAACTGTTGATGTAGCACACAGAATACAGCAGTCATTTGTCTCTCATTTCCTTCCAGTGGTCTTGAAGTTACTGAGGAAACTTCTGAGACCTGAAAactctcccttctgctctgtCCTTTTTGAATACGAAGAACAGGTGTTTAGTTGGGTGTTCTTGCATTTCATCTGGCATTAGGCCACATTTTACTTTTGTTATTTAAGTTTGTCACTTTGAAAACCACTTTGAAACTGTTTTATGTGTCTACTTCGAAAATGTGCtgtgtcttctgtttttctttcttagaatGATGTACTGAAGGAAGAACAGCAAGCACTTATCAGGCGCctaataaaacaaatagaagaaaaggagaaagaacgAGATGACAAGGAGGTTGTAACTAGGGATGATGTGGAAGAGTCactgaaagcaatttttcagtATGTGAGGGACAAAGAACAACTTTTTAAAGGTATGTTGTGAGTTGGGGAAGTGTGGTTTGCAATTTACACGGTAGGGatctttgttgttgttgttgttttgcatTTAGAGTTTCAACTTCCTTGTTGCATAAAAAGCATaaattttcctctccaaaaatTGGGCTATCTCAATTTGATATGAGATTGTGGAGGGCTTATAAGTAAATCTGTTCCTTCCAAGTGATGTATATTATTGTGCGAGTAAGGAGGCTTCCTCTTTTCTGTAAATTTGGAACTTATGAAAACCCTAAGCACTGGCTCCactggaaaatttaaaaaaaaaaaaaatattgatggCAGGAAAAATGGTCAGTTTTGACTGTTCAAAATTCTGGCTGTCATCCCTGTGATTCTCTGTGGGAGACACATGTCTCTTTGGTTACAATATTTCAGTGAGAACTGTTGTCTCTCCTTCGAAGAATAAGATCAAGCTGTTTTCAGCAATGATGGTGGCCCTTCACACTGTGTGAGCCCTTAATGTTGTAATGTATTGTAGTGTGGAAGAAtcccccttccttctccaaCCCCTGCGAAAGTGCCTTTCTTAAAGAATTTGATGAAATTATAAGAATTATCAGTTCAAGAAATCAGTAATGAATTTGTCTTTTGACATTCTTATTTTAATAGAACTGCGCTCCCAAATTGAAGAAATTCAGCAAAGAATTTCAGTAAAGCAGCGTGAGAGAGATTATTGGTTGGAGTACAAAAATGTAGGAAGTAAAATACACGCTGACAAGATTAGCAGTCTGGAGAAAGACATTAAGAAAGTTAAAGATGAGCTTCAAAGAACTACAGGTCAGTTTACAGCTAGTGTAATGCAAGTCTTAGAGGCTTTTTGCAAATTGCTTGCAGgaattaaattataaatttaatttgcGGTCATGTTCTAGTAACTTGTATCAACTTTCTTAAAACGGTACACATAAGGTGGGCTGTGTAATCCTGGAAAATGTAAGGAcaccctttctctctctctttctctctatAAAAGTCCCTTTATTAAAGAAATTGATAAAGTTTACAGAAATGATGACACTTAAAGAAACTGATAAGCATGACTTCTGATGATTTGCTTGTAAAATACAGGCaacccattttttaaaaatgttactgtGAAGGAAGGACAGCAGTTTCCTAAAAATAAGTCTGCATATATTTAGGTCACCAACACACAGGGCTCCCTTAGCAGTCATACTTGAAAATGTTGACTCTTCTGCTGTTGCTTCTCATCATGTTACAAACAGTTCACATATTGAAAGCTTCTTTGACAGGAAAGTAGCATGAGCTCATTCTTGGAACAGTCTTTTCTATGGAGCACACTGGTTTACAAGCAGAACTAGAGGGAGCTCTTTAGCCACTGGTCTGAACTTTGCCTCCTAGTTGCTTAGTCTCCGGTGTGAAGCCCTGCAAAATTACCAGTGCAGACATGTACAGATACTGGGAACTGTTCCAGTAGCATCACAACGGTGGAATGAATTTGAAAGCTTATATATTCTGGTGCTGAGTGATTTTTACAAAGATTTCTTTActactgcattatttttaaatcatgtaaatattttgcttttacataACCCATGCTTCCAGTGCAATAAGGATgtcctggttttcttcctttatgtCCCTCTCAGTATGCATGACCACAGCCAAGCAGCTGGTAGTAACAGGCAGTGACACTGCTCTAAGGGTCTCTGTATATTCTGTGCCAACTATTACCAGGCATCAGCCACTGTGGATAAGAGCCAGCTAGCTATCTTTTTGTCTCTTGAAACATATTTTGCCATGATTAAGATCTGCCCTGTGATTTCTACATCGCGAGATAGCTTGTCAGATATCCATCTCTCTATTCAGGAGAGACTGAGTTTTTTCCTTatgcattttctgtgttcttaaTCAGTTTAAAACTTTGCTATATAGATGCTTTTATATAGAATGCCAGAATGAGCCAGAAACATTTACTCTGGCCTCCTGCATGTCACAGTGTACAGAGTCAAACACACGTGGTCAAACAGAGAGACTGATACAGAGGTACATACTGCAGTTGCCTACTTAACATATTGCAAAATGATGCTGCCAGTACTGGATGTTGGCACAGTATTTTACTTAACTTCCTAAAACTGAACCTGGAGAGTGCCTGGGGAATACAGCCTTCCAGCAGAAATGCAACAAGCTTTCAGAGCAATGCAGCAACAAATTGGGTTTTTTCACACACCTCAGATGTGTAACAGGCTTGGGCAATAAGCTTAGGTGAAcaaatttctgtctctgtatGTACCACCAAAGGGCTTGACACTGGCACAATTCATATTGTCTGGTGGTGACATTATaaacaaaacagctgaagaGGAGAGGAAGTGAAAGACAGCCACAGGCACAGGTGAGGTGTGGGGGAAACAGTGTTGCAGTGAGAGAGTTGGGGAAAATAGCTTCCTTAGGAACTGTTCAGACATACTGTTTCGCcttttcttcattctcccaCTACAACTCAGGCTATTTAGCTGTCTGAAAGAATGAAATAGTGAATTAATTATAGTATGGAAGTACttctatttcattttgctgagtCTAGGTGGTGGATTCCAGCTTCCATGGTGTTAAATTAAGAACTAATGCACAACTAATGAGCTAATACACCTTCGATATTTGACTGCCTTTGACTCCACAGTGGGTCCATGACCAGATGTTCATTTACAGCCAGATCAGCAACAGGCTGTCTGCAACACAAGTACAGAGCAAGGCTGAACTTCAAGCCTCTGCAACACGTAGGAAGTGCCCTCCTTCAAAGAAAATGACTACACTCTCATTCTTTCCTTCAAAAGGGGGAATATCAAGCAGAATTGGGCTAtttagaagaacaaaaaaagaactatAGAGATAAAGGGAAGGAcgaaataattaaaaagcaagtGACTAGAATGTGAAGCCAAACGAATTGATTTTGATGTAAGACACACTTTCTAAATAATGACTGCAtgtaatgataaaataaaagcaaatcatTGAGGCATTTGCCACATTGTCCGTTTTGTCCTGTTGTCAAATTAGAACCTTAGAGCCTTAGATAAGTAAGAAAATTTATTAGGCTCTTTATAATAAATGTCTGGAAAAATGCTATGTGGATAAGATGATCCAATACATTTCTATAcctaaaaaataagttttctaaGCAAATGTTTCACACCACGCTAGGAACTGCTATTGATAAAGGCAAAATTTAATGTTAAGATGCCAATAGTTTAGCAGAGGATTGCTCAGCTCACTGCTCAGTTAGCAGTGAATTGCTCAGCTGTTGCAGTTGTCAGCAGAAATGTGCAAACCACTTCTTATTTCTAGTTTTGTAGTTAACACTACTGTCCTTTGGGTCTAGGAGGATAATTTCTATGGGGAAGGATGTTTGAATCCTTTTCTGTGGAGCATTTATGCATATGATGCTTGCTGATAAGTTCCAGTTCAGTAACAACATGCCAATTATTTGTTGCTAGGAGAAATTGATGTCAAATAATGatttctgatttccttttttattgttttgaagaATATTATAGAGATGCTTTGAATGCAGTGAAAGAAGAACATAAGAGTCTGTTTGACAGGCACTTGAAGTTACTTAGTGAACAGGCTCTTAAGGTattccttctgccttttttaaaactgctaaCTGCATCATAGTTAGGATACATGTACTCTGCCTTAATAACTATTTTAACTCACATTAAGACTTGAAACTTTTCTAATAAATTGAGAGTAACATAAACTGTAAATCTTACTACATGTGGAATTGGTCATTGTTATACATAcatgtacctttttttttacatcagaCTAACAATGAGTAGATGTGAGGGCATTTTACAAATGAGATGAGGAACTGGGGCACTATGCACTGACATGACTTGTTCAAGAATGTGTTGCTTTTGCTGTGAATGATTTTGACATTTGCATAGACTTCAAAAAACGGTAACATGCAAAGGGATTGGCTGCATGAAAATATACgtcaatttgaaaaaaaagatgttgtaTTTGTAAAgtacaacatttttaaaatgccaaaataGTGCAGTCTCAGGAAAATTTAGGTTTACtgatacattaatttttttggtcGTCTCTGCCAGCTCTGATTTGAAACCATGATTTACAAATAGCTCTGGTGACAACATCTCACTTTCACAAAATGCAAAGCATACTTCAGTGTGAATCACTAGGCCCGTTATGTGGTTAAATTCCCTGACTTCAGTGCTGGAATTTCCAGTCATGTGAGAACATAATCCAAAGGACTGTGTTTATGGTGATCTACAGGAGCATCTTCCCTCCCAGTTGTTCCTTTCCACTTACTGACATCAATAATTAAATTGTAGCTTGGGCTCATTAGCACAGACCTCTACATGTTTAGGTCACTTGTCATAGATCAGTACTGCTGCATTTGGGattttgcttggggtttttagTAGCTAAAGGTttgattttctgaaaacaggaagATCTGAACTATAGTGGGAACATGGAAGAACTTGTTGggcaaaaaaaggagaaatctCCTATTTTAATATGggaaattataaaatattgGTAAACTGCTTGACATATAATCTGCTCTAGGCAGGATGATGGAGAAGAAACATCTGGCCTTGTGAACTAAATCCCCTTGTAATCCCTCAGGGGATGGTACAGTCTGTTGTGTGGATGTTTCTTAATTATTTCCTGCTAAAGAGCAGAAGGTTCTTCTTTATAGTCTGCAGGACTGTCAAAGTTCCTCTCTCAGATGAGATGATCTTAAATTGTGTTTTCTCAGAGTGCTGTGGGATACTTAGACAAAAACTGTCGCAGAGAAATTCAAGAGAATGAATGGCTAAAAGAAGAGGTAAGAGGATCATTTGCCTATAGTTTATCACGGTAGTTCATGTTTTAAATGCCATGGCCTACAGCCATAACTGTTTCCAGTGATGGGCCTCTGAAGAATTCCATAGGAAAAAGAGAGCAGTTTTCCAGTAATTAATCTGTAATCCTGAGCAGCAAACAGTGTAATGTGATGAACAAAAGTAAAAGGTGAACACCTGCTTTCACAAATGAAAtgtctctcccttttcctgcctaAGCGGTTAGGTGAAGGACTGTCATGTTCCCTATAAATAAGTATTTACATCTGTGAAGACTGGGATGCTATTTAGTGTAAAGGCTCAACCACGTAAGTAtctgaaaagtgaaattttgAATTGCATTAAAGTTCTAGTGTTGTCGtattgaaagaaaatggatATGGATGTTGGAAACGTGTTTTGAGAAATGGCTTGAGACAACTTTAAATGGAAGGTAATAAAGAAACTACAGGGGCTATATactgaagagaggaaaatcaaaatCATATATGGTTGTAATTGATTATCTGATAGCTTTTATACTGTCCTTTAACGGCAATTTACAGCTATATATTAGATACCTGTAACTTTTCTTCTCAAGAAAAGACTTTTTTGTGAGCCAGAtttagaaaactaatttttccGTGGTGAGAGTTTGATTGTGTTTGCTCCAGTCAATACAGGTCCTGCGTTGCGATCAAATCTAAGCATGAGATTGGTGGGTGAAATGCCCTTCCCCACCTTTACAGTCTCACAGTTTAGAACTGAGCAAAACTTTTTGGGAAGTTAATAAATGaacttcttatttttccatGCCACATCAACAAACCTGGCAGAGGTTTCTGCATTTTACTTACTAGTTTAAGATACATGCCAGTATGCAGGGATAcagctttccttctttcccttaaTGAGCTCTGAGCACACATCTTTAACTTTCCAGGGCAGGTGTCCAAACCACAGCTTATGAAGCAATGAGGGTAGGGGTCAATAGGAAAGAATTAGTGTTTTATTCTATAGGAGCTCAAATATATACATCCTATCACTGAATGAGTATGAATTATCTTCCCATCTCCCTGTCTCACTGAACACTTATGACTTTTACACACATTAGACAGTGTCAACAAGACAGATCCACTTTGGAGTACTCTTATGTTCTGACAGGCCCTCACCTCGGAGCTGAGGgatttgggtttctttcctcTCAACTAGAAGTTTCCTATGTTATGAATTACTTTCCTATGTTATGAATTAGTGCTTTGaattttggggaaaacaaaacaattatcACTAACTTTTCCAGTTCTCTGAATTCACCcattcattttctctgcttttcttacacggatgaaatattttctctcaggCTAATGTTTATATGTAGCTGACAGACTCTTCCAGTAGTTTCTTTTGGGGAGATAAACCAAAAATTTCAGTTTAGTCttacttcaatttttttttttcccagtttggccactgaactgaaaaatgatTTACCAAAACAGCCCTAAACTAGTTATCTCCAAATTTGAACAGATTTGGAGACTTCACCCACATTTTTCCGTGGTTACTGTGTCACACCAAAATGGTGCAAAACCGCATCACCTCATTGTGCCAAGCCACATCCTGTTACTGGTTAATGTCCTGtcattttcacctttttaatCCCTGGGATAAATTTGAACTAGTTTTAACTGCAAATTTGGATGATTATAGCTTCGTTAATTTGGCTCTGATGAGAACAGGTGCTCTCAGGTCACTGGGTACTGCTCTTAAACATGGGCCTATGGCTAAGTTTTCTGGGAAGGTGTCTCTCCCATACATTCCCCTCTCCAGTGAAGTAGGTAAGAACTTGCTTGTACTTCAGGAAAAGTGGGAGGAATTGTGGAAACTGAATAACTGGCACCCTTTAGTTAGTCTGATTTCATGGCGATATGGGGCGATTACCAGTGAAAGAAAGTAGTACGTGGGGCTTAGCCCATATTGTGGTAACTTGCGTCATTGCTAATTCTGGGTAAGAAGGTTTTGTGTATAAGCAGGAGTTAGAAAAACAATGCTTGCTGAGCAAGACCTTGAATTTAACTCTGCAAAGAaggtttttctctctcaaagCTCTGAtgtgaaagcaaaaacaaaaaattcagagCTGCTGTCTAGCAGACCTGCTTGACTACATGAGAAGGTTGTGCTGCCAGGATTGCACAGCCCAAATATATGGCTGTGACTGACAGAGCTGTGATAGTAAAAGGGTTCTAACAAAAGAGTGAAAGAACCAGAGAGATCTTCCCTTTATCTGAAAATGTGTCACTTTGTTTCCCCACCAAATGTGCAGTCTTGCTGATACAGCTGCAATCTTTCTAGGTATGTGCTGTCAAGGTAGTTGCTATGAAAGCTTTCCAGAATTCTaagattttctctttattttttttctaattctcaAAAGGTTAAGATCTACCGAAAGGAAGTAAGTGATTTGAAGGCCTCTGTTCAGCtcctggaagaagaaaataccagTTTAGTGGCAAAACTGATTGATATCAAACTTCAGAACCAAATAGGATCCAGGTAAAGTGATGCCTTTACAGACTCAaaagtgattaattttttttttaagataatgaTACTATCTGCCTCTAAAGCTGTTTGGGC from Chiroxiphia lanceolata isolate bChiLan1 chromosome 2, bChiLan1.pri, whole genome shotgun sequence includes these protein-coding regions:
- the CCDC83 gene encoding coiled-coil domain-containing protein 83, yielding MEENKKEEKPGKQVTEPESDIPEAVLELQIETKEATIDRVLVHLEELENKIKEYHKRNDVLKEEQQALIRRLIKQIEEKEKERDDKEVVTRDDVEESLKAIFQYVRDKEQLFKELRSQIEEIQQRISVKQRERDYWLEYKNVGSKIHADKISSLEKDIKKVKDELQRTTEYYRDALNAVKEEHKSLFDRHLKLLSEQALKSAVGYLDKNCRREIQENEWLKEEVKIYRKEVSDLKASVQLLEEENTSLVAKLIDIKLQNQIGSRHLFLSEAAGLQEGFPKDEMEVEYREYAAKADGEESLRSATVPCQRKKAFPKVQSKTEDGTQDSEELRKKFFTTALDRLLYEDEDDFQAYLKLGPLKRKLYVVGRAVPTHHKEQEEMPSRSDREDGSIGKSDGHITAEMIRALFKENVDCN